In Streptomyces sp. Li-HN-5-11, the sequence TTCACGACGGCTTCTCCGAGGCCGAACCGACGGTCGTGTTGCGGAAGACTTCTTCGATGCGGTCGGCGAGCCCCTGGGCCTCGTTGCCGAGGCCCGCCTGGGCGGGCGCCGTGGTGGCGCCGGGCTGCATCGCGTCGGCGGCGGCCTGCGGGGCGTCGACCGTGCGGCCGTCGGCCCAGCCCGAGACCGCGTAGACGACCACGGGGGCCTCCGTGAGCACGGAGATGGCCCAGGAGGCGCGCTGCTTGTCGCCGAAGGCCGCGGCGACGGTGCCTTTGGCGGCGTACGGGCGGGGCATCAGGTCGGTACGCCGGTCGAGTCCTTCTCTTTTGAACCGGGCGGCGAGGGATTTCATGGCGGGGGCGTCGGCCTTGGTGAAGAGCAGGCCGACGGTGGTGACGTAGCTCTGGGTGGCGTCCGCGTAGGTGGCGCGCAGCAGGCGGTCGCAGCCGACGGGGGCGAGGGCCTTGTCCAGCAGCGGGTCGAAGGCGCCGGCGCAGCCGCTGTCGGGCGCGACGGCGACGCGGGTCCAGGTGCGGTCGGCTCCGCCGGGTCCGGCGCCGGGGCCTTGCACGGTGGCCGGGAACAGCTGGTCGACGGGGACGTTGTGCCACAGGGCGCCGGCGGCTGCGTAGCTGCCGGCCGCACCACCTTGACCGGGGTCTGCGGTGAGCCAACTGCCGGTCACGGCACCGCCGATGAGGCCGAGCCCGAGCACGACGCACGTGGCCGCCATGGCGGTCCGGGGGCGCACGTGCGCGCCGAGCGCCCGTGCCCAGCCGCGCTCGTCGTGGCCTTCGTGCTGCGTCAGGGCCACGGCGGGCCGGCCCGTGCCGAGGAAGGCGCCCGGCGCCACGGGCGCGTTCCAGGACAGGGCGGGGTCGGGGGTCACGGGCGCCAAGCCCTGGGTGGCGGTGGCGGAGGACGTGGGCTGAGCGCCGGTGCCGACGGTGAAGGGCGCGTCGAATGCCGGACGCGGGGGCACGCCGGTCGGAGTGGCCGGGCCGGCCGGTCGCGGCGGTGTGGCCGGGCCGGCCGGTCGCGGCGGTGTGGCCGGGCCGGCCGGTCGCGGCGGTGTGGCGGGCCGGGGAGGGCGTACCGCGTCCACGGGGGCAGCGGCGCGGTCGGGCGCACTCGGGCGCGGTGCCGTACCGGCGGGTCCGGTCGGGGCGGCCGGACTGCGTTCGGGCGCGGAGGGCGAGGGCTGCGGGCGGCGGGGCGTTCCGTTCTGCGCCGGTGGGCGGTGGACGGCGAAGGGACGCAGAAGCGCGCTGGTCTCCGACGAGTTCTCGGCCGGTATGCCGGTACGTCGTGCCGTCGGTGACGGCCGGTCCCCCGGCCGCGGCGGCACGGCACCGGACGCCGTCCGCTCGCCACTCCGGTCCTGCGATCCCCGCCCGGGTGCGGCCGGGCTGTCAGAGACGCGGCCCGAAGGCCGCCGGTCGCCCGTACCGGACGCCGTCCGATCCGCGCCCGGGTTCTGCATCCCGGACCCGGGCGCCCCCGGGGTGCCGGGAAAACCGGCCGAAGTCCGCCCACCGCCGGAGCCGGACGCTCCGGGCCCGGCCGTCGACGGCACGTCGGCACCGGACGCCGTCCGATCCGCGCTCCAGTCGTACTTCTCGCGTCCGGACGCCGTTGCGCTGTCAGGGACACGAGCCGAAGGCCGCCCACCGCCCGTACCGGACGCCGTCCGATCGACGCTGCCGGGCGTTCCGGGACCACTGCCGGGCCTTCCGGGGCCGGTGGTGGGCGGGGCGTCCGCAGATCCCGCCGGGGTTCGGCCGGGTCGCCTGCCGGACGTGGTCTCACGCCCGGCGGTCGGCGGCGCGTCCGGGAAACGGGCCGAGGCCGGTGGCGGGGGCGGTGTCGTCGGGTCCGTTCCGCGCTGGACCGGCGGCCGGGAGCCGGGGAAGCGGGGACGGTGGCCGAAGGCCGAGGGCGCGGCCGTGGGCCGGGCCTCGCCGGTGCCGCGACCGCCGCGAGACGGTGTCGGGCCCGAGCCGCCCGCGGCAGGCGACGCACCGGCTCCCTCGGGAACGTTCAGGTCCCTGCCCCGCGCTCGCGCTCCTTCGGTGGCCGCCGATTCCCCCCGTGCGGAGGGGCCGGATGCCGCCGCGTCGCCACGCCTGAAGTCGCCCCGCCTGAAGTCACGGCGCAGGGCGTCATCGCGCACCGCGTCGCCGCGCATCGACCCGCGCGGACCGCCGTCGGCCCCGCGCGGGCCCGTGCCCCGCGCGGCATCCGCACCGCGCGCGGTGCGGAACGCGGCATCAGGTACGGCGTCGGGCACGGCGTCGGGAGCACCGCCTTCGGTGTCGCGTCCCGTCCCGGCCTGGCCGTTTCCCCCGTCGGTCCCGCTCATCGGCGTTGCCGGGACCGCTTCACCGGGGTGCGTGACGGGCTTGGGGGGATGCGGGGGCCTGGGGGGACGCGGAGGGACGGGGGCGTGGCGCGCTTCCGTGCTCATGCGCCCCCCGTTTCCTCGTGCCCGGGCCGTTGCTCGCGCGCGGCCGTCCTCGCTGCCCCGCCCGGCGCGGACTCGCCGTCACCGGGCACGCATACCCGTACGAGCAAACCGCCATCCCGGCTCAATGCCCGCGCCGGGATCGTCGGCGCCGTTCCGCCGTACGTGCGCGTCACTCTACGGGTTGCCGGCCCCTGCGCGGGAACCGGTCCGGCGTGCCCGGGGGCATCTGCCCGGAACGTCCCCCTACCCTGCGGTAATCGCGTCTGGCAGGCTTCCTCCATGACTGCGCGCGCCGCCGACCGGGCCCGTTACGACCGGGCCACCGCCCATCTCGACGCCCCCGTCGCGATCGTGGACCTGGACGCCTTCGACGCCAACGCGGACGATCTCGTCCGCCGCGCCGGCGGCAAACCGATCCGGGTCGCCAGCAAGTCCGTACGCTGCCGGGCCCTGCTCGAACGCGTCCTCGCGAAGGACGGCTTCGCCGGCATCATGTCGTTCACCCTCGCCGAGTCCCTGTGGCTGGCACGCTCCGGGTTCGACGACGTCCTGCTCGCCTATCCGTCCGCCGACCGCTCCGCCTTCGCCGAACTCGCCGGCGACCCCAAGCTCGCCGACGCGGTCAGCGTGATGATCGACGACCCGGCGCAACTCGACCTGATCGACGCCTCACGCGAGGGCGGACGTGAAACCGTCCGGGTGTGCCTGGAGTTGGACACCTCGCTGAAACTGTTCGGCGGCCGGGTACGCGTGGGAGCGCTCCGCTCCCCGCTGCACTCCCCCGCCCAGGTCGCCGAGATGGCCCGTGCGGTGGCCCGGCGGCCGGGGTTCCGGCTCGTGGGGATCATGGCCTACGAGGGTCACATCGCCGGCGTGGGCGACGCGGTCGCCGGACGGCCCCTGCGCTCGCGCGCGATCCGGCTGATGCAGGCGACCGCCCGCCGGGAACTGGCCGAGCGGCGGGCCGCGGTGGTGCGGGCGGTCCGGGCGGTGGCGCCGGACCTGGAGTTCGTCAACGGCGGCGGCACGGGCAGCGTCCAGCACACCGCGGCGGAGGACGCGGTGACCGAGATCGCCGCGGGCTCCGGGCTGTACGTCCCGCGGCTGTTCGACAACTACACGTCCTTCACCGGCCGTCCCGCCGCCCTGTTCGCCCAGCCCGTCGTGCGGCGCCCGGGAGTCGGCGTCGTGACGGTCCTGGGCGGCGGCTACCCGGCCTCCGGCGCGGCCGGTCCCGACCGCCTCCCGGTGCCGTACCTGCCCGAAGGGCTGCGCTACGACGCCCAGGAGGGGCCCGGCGAGGTGCAGACCCCGCTGCTCGGCTCGCCCGCCGACGACCTGCTGATCGGCGACAAGGTCTGGTTCCGGCACGCGAAGGCGGGCGAACTGTGCGAGCGGTTCGACGTGCTGCACCTCGTCGAGGGCGAGCGGGTGACGGCGACCGTGCCGACGTACCGGGGTGAGGGCCGCACCTTCCTCTAGCCACCACAGCCCCTGGAGCAGGGCTGCTGACCGGCCCTCTCGCAGCACCGGTGCGCCCCCTTCGGCTTCTTCGGCCGACCGGGAGCCATACCTGGGCACCATAAGGTCTCACGGAGGACCATTGCTCGGGAAAGGTGGCGCGCCCGAATGGCCTGGGACGCGCCTCCGAGCGGGCAGGCGGGCCGACTGCCCAGGGGCCGCGCCGGCCGTCGCGGCGCGGGCGGGACGCTCGGCACCCGCCCTGGCGCCGGTGCCGCGGCGGGCGCACGCGGGCAACGGCTTCGAGGAGGCACTGGAGCGGATCCTGCAGGTGGTGCGGCTCGGGCTGGTGCCCGGCCCGGTGAGCGGCTGCCCGCCGACGGACGGCGCTCCTGCGGGGCATCCCGACCTGAGAGGCTTGTCGCAGCAGGCAGGAAGTGCAAAGGTATTCTTCCGAACCATTACATGGGGCAAGGGAGGGCCGTGTGACCGGGCAACCGCTGGTCGGCGTCAGCACGTACCTGGAGTCCGGGGCGCGCTGGGGCGTGTGGGAGCTGGAGGCGGCGCTGCTGCCCGCCGGCTATCCGCGGCTGGTTCAGCGGGCGGGCGGGCTCGCCGCGATGCTGCCGCCGGACGAGCCGGAGCGGGCGCCGGCGGCCGTGGCGCGCCTCGACGGGCTGGTGATCGCGGGTGGCCCGGACGTCGATCCGGCCCGCTACGGCGCGGAACGCGACCCGCGCACAGGGCCGCCGGCCCCGGCCCGGGACGCCTGGGAACTCGCCCTGATCGAGGCCGCCCTGGCCGCGCGCGTGCCACTGCTCGGCATCTGCCGCGGCATGCAGCTGCTGAACGTCGCCCTCGGCGGCACCCTGGTCCAGCATCTCGACGGGCATGCCGAGGTGGTCGGCGTCTTCGGCGGGCACCCGGTCAAGCCGGTCCCCGGCACCCGCTACGCCGCCGCGGTCGCCGAGGAGACGACCGTACCGACGTACCACCACCAGGCCGTCGACCGCCTCGGGGAGGGGCTCGTGCCTTCGGCCCACGCGGCGGACGGCACGGTGGAGGCGATCGAGCCGCCGCCCACGGACCACTGGGTGCTGGGCGTGCAGTGGCACCCTGAGATGGCCGAGGACCTGCGGGTCATGCGTGCTCTGGTGCGGGCCGCGGCCGCCGGTTCGTCCCCTTCAGCCCTTTCCTGACCTCGTCAGGGACAGCAGCTCACGGGCCGGGCCGACCGGGCGGTGGCCCGTGGGCCACACCGCCCTGAGGTCGCGCCTGAGGGCCACGCCGTCGACCGGGATGCTCACCAGGCGCCGCAGGGACAACTCGTCGCCCACCGCCAGTTCGCTGAGCACCGCCGGTCCCGCACCGCTCACCGTGGAGGCCTTCACCGCCGTGGTCGAGGACAGCTCGATCAGCGGACGGGCCAGGCCGCCCAGCGCCGCGTCCAGGACCTGCCGGGTGCCCGAGCCCTTCTCCCGGAGGATCAGCGGCGTCGTCGCCAGTTCCTGGGCCGTCAGCGGCCGCCGGCGGCGGGCCCAGGGGTGGGCCGGAGCCGTCACCACGATCAGACGGTCGTGGCCGATCACCACGGAGTCGAGGCCGGACGGCACGGACAGCCCCTCCACGAAGCCGACGTCCGCCTCGTCCGCCAGCAGCCGCTCGGCCACCGCCGCCGAGTTCCCGGCGAGCAGGGACACCGCCGTGTCCGGCCGCCGGGCGCGCAGCGCGATCAGCCAGCCGGGCAGCAGGTACTCGGCGATCGTCATGCTCGCCGCGACGCGCAGCCGGGAGTCGCGGCGGTCCCGCAGCGCCTGCGCCCCCGCGTCGAAGGCCTCCGCGGCCTCCACCACCCGCCGCGCCCAGTCCGTCACCAGCGCGCCGGCGTCCGTCAGCCGCGATCCGCGCGGTGAGCGGTCCACCAGCGCCACTCCCAGCTGCCGTTCCATGGACCGGATCCGGCTGCTGGCCGCCGGCTGGGTGATGCCGCACTCCCGCGCCGCGCCGCCGAGGCTCCCCAGCCGGGCCACCGCCAGCAGCAGTTCCAGCGCGCCCAGATCGGGCACCCGGTGCGCCAGCGAAGCCCCCGGCGGCCGGTCCTCCGCGCTCTCCTCCCGCCTTGCCATAAACCCAGCTTATGCCCTGGAGGACACGGGCCCGCGGCCCGGCCCGGCTGGTCACCGTCACCGCCAGGCGGCTCGCAGCGCCTCCCCCAGCACCGTCGCAGCCTCGGTCAGCGAAGGCCCGTACCACGTCAGGTGCCGCCCGCTCACCAGTGCGCACGGCAGTCCGGGGAAGGCCTCCGGTCCGTCGGCGGCGGTGAAGCGGTACGGCTCGTCCGGGAGCACCACGACGTCCGGGGCCGCCTCCCGCATCTCCTCGACCGGAATGCGCGGGTAGCGCTCGGCGTGGTGCGCGTACAGGTGGTCGACGCCGAGACGGGCGAGGACGTCACCCGCGAACGTGTCACGGCCGAGCACCATCCACGGCCGCCGCCACACCGGCACGACGGCGGTCGTACGGCATTCCGGCGCCGGCAGCGCCGACCAGGCCTGCTCCGCCTCGTCCAGCCACCCTGGCCGCGCCGCCGCCCCGCACGCCGTCAGCACCCGGGCCAGTTCCCCGAACGCCTGCGGCACGTTACGCACCTCGGTCACCAGCACCTCGACGCCCGCCGCGCGCAGGGCGTCGAGGTCGGGCACCCGGTTCTCCTCCTCGTTGGCGATGACGAGGTCGGGGGCGAGGGCGGCGATCAGGTCGGTTCTGGGGTTCTTGGTACCGCCGACTCGGGTGACGTCGAGGTCCGCCGGATGGCTGCACCAGTCCGTGGCGCCGGCCAGGACACCGGGCAGGGTGAGGGCCACCGCCTCGGTGAGGGACGGCACCAGGGAGACGACCCGCATCAGCGGGTCCGGTCCCGCAGCGCCTCGATGTGCTCGGCCACCGCGACCACGATCACGCGGGTGTCGGACACGGTCGCCCGCCAGCGGTGGCGCACGCCGCCGGTCAGGTACATGGTGTCGCCGCGCACCAGCCGGTAGGCGCGGCCCTCCGCCTCGATCTCCACCGCACCGTCGGCGACATACATCAACTCGTCGTTGCGGTGCTGGAATTCGCGGCCCGCGTCGTGGTCGCCGGTGAACTCCGAGGCGTGCAACTGGTGGTGACCGCGCACGAGGGAGCGCACCCGCGGTTCGGGCTCCAGCTCGGTCACCTCCGCGCGTACGACGTCGACGCTGCACGCCGGGTCGGCGGCCGCCAGCAGTTCCACGGCGGTGGTGCGCAGCGCGTCGGCGACCTTTTCCAGGGAGCTCGTACTGGGGCGGGCCCGGTCGTTCTCGATCTGGCTCAGGAAGGGCACCGACAGGCCGCTGCGCTCGGCCACGACGGCGAGGGTCAGGTCCAGCGCGCGGCGCCGCCGCCGTACGGCCGCGCCCACGCGCAGCGGCTGTTCTTTGTGGTCGCCCATCGCTCCGGCTCCCTCCTTCGCTCGTCGGTGGCTCGTCGTCGGTCGGTGCCCGTGGAGCCGGATGCCGGCCCACGCCTTCTTGTGAGTTCTCTGCACCCTACGCATGTTCGGCAAACCGTTTCACGCGGCCGTCACATCCGCGCGCGCACCAGCGGGGTACGACCTCACAGATCGCGCCAGGGGATCGACCACTCCCGGACTACTGAGTGAACGTTCCGCCCCGAGGACCGAGTGCCCGGAGACGAGCTCGGGGGGTGACGTGGCGCTGCGTGGTTGTCCGGATCCTTTCCGTTGCCCCGCACCCGCCCGCCGACGTGCGCGCGAGCCGCACCCCTGTCGCGATCGGGTGGCTGTCAGTGCCGTGCGGCATGATGCGAAGGGTGACCGGACGACTGATGCTTCTCGACACCGCCTCCCTGTACTTCCGCGCCTATTTCGGCGTCCCGGAGTCGGTCAGGGCTCCGGACGGCACGCCGGTGAACGCCGTGCGCGGGCTGCTCGACTTCATCGACCGCCTGGTCAAGGACCACCGGCCCGACCACCTGGTGGCCTGCATGGACGCGGACTGGCGGCCGGGGTGGCGGGTGGAGCTCATCCCTTCCTACAAGGCGCACCGCGTCGCCGAGGAGCACGAGGCGGGCCCGGACGAGGAGGAGGTGCCGGACACCCTCTCCCCACAGGTCCCGGTCATCGAGTCCGTCCTGGACGCCGTCGGCATCGCGCGCGTCGGTGTCGCGGGCTACGAGGCGGACGACGTGATCGGCACCTTCACCGCGCGGGCCGAGGGCCCGGTCGACATCGTCACCGGGGACCGCGACCTCTACCAGCTGGTGGACGACGCGCGCCGGGTGCGCGTGCTGTATCCGGTCAAGGGCGTCGGCACGCTGCAGACCACGGACGAGGCCGTGCTGCTGGCGAAGTACGGGGTCGCCGGCAGCGGGTACGCGGATCTGGCGCTGCTGCGCGGCGACCCGAGCGACGGGCTGCCGGGGGTGCCCGGCATCGGGGAGAAGACGGCGGCCAGACTGCTCGGCCAGTTCGGCGACCTGGCGGGGATCCTGGCGGCCGTCGACGACCCGGGCTCGAAGCTCACTCCGGCGCAGCGCCGGCGGCTCGACGAGGCGCGCCCGTACCTGGCGGTGGCGCCGAAGGTCGTGCGGGTCGCCGCGGACGTCCCGCTGCCGGAGGTGGAGACGGCGCTGCCGCGCACCCCGCGCGACCCGGTGGCGCTGGAGGAACTGGCGGCCCGCTGGGGCCTCGGGGGCTCCCTGCAGCGGCTGCTCTCCACGCTCGGGGCGTGACCGGCGTCACCGGCGCGTTGCCCAGGAAGTCCTCGGAAGATCAGGGCGGCCACGCGAAGAAGGTGCTAACTTAGGTAAGCCTAAGCATGGCTACTGCCCAAGCATGGGGACCGGGAGGCCGACATGACAGAACGTCCGGCGCGCGCGCCGCGAAGGACCCACGTTGCGCGGGTCGTCCGCACCGAACGGCTGACTCCGCACATGCAGCGCGTGGTGCTCGGCGGCGAGGGACTGGCCGGCTTCTCGGCCGACACGTGCACGGACCACTATGTGAAGCTGCTGTTCCCGCCGGCGGGCGTCACCTACCCGGAGCCTTTCGACCTGCAGCGGGTCCGCGAGGAGTTGCCGCGCGAGCAGTGGCCGGTGACCCGGACGTACACCGTGCGCGCCTGGGACCCCGAACACCGGGAGCTGACCCTGGACTTCGTCGTCCACGGCGACGAGGGCCTGGCCGGCCCCTGGTCACTGCGGGCCGAACCGGGTGAGACGGTCTACTTCATGGGCCCCGGCGGCGCCTACGCCCCCGACGTGAGCGCCGACTGGCATCTGCTCGCCGGTGACGAGAGCGCCCTGCCGGCGATCGCCCGCTCCCTGGAGGCACTGCCCCGGGGTGCCAGGGCGCACGCCTTCATCGAGGTCGCCGGTCCGCAGGAGGAGCAGAAGATCGACTCCGACGTGGAGGTGGTCTGGCTGCACCGCGGCGACCGGCCGGTCGGCGAGGCGCTCGTGGAGGCCGTACGGGCGCTTCGGTTCCCCGAGGGACGGGTGCACGCGTTCGTGCACGGCGAGGCCTCGTTCGTGAAGGAGCTGCGCCGGCTGCTGCGGGTGGAGCGCGCCGTCCCCCGCGAGGACCTGTCGATCTCGGGCTACTGGCGGCTCGGCCACAACGAGGACGGCTGGCAGGCCTCCAAGCGGGAGTGGAACGCGCGCATCGAGGCGGAGCAGGAGAGCGCGGCACCGGCCGCGTGAGGACACCGCGAGGGGCGGCACCCGATCCGGGTGCCGCCCCTCGCGTGTGCTCACACCGACCGCTGGTAGGAGCGGAACGTCCGGATCGACAGCCACACCGCGACCACGGCCAGTCCCAGCAGCGCCCCGCCCCGGCCGGCCACGACGCCCCAGTCGGGGTGCGCGGACACCGCCGAGCGGCCCGCCAGCATCGCCCAGTTGACCGGGTTGAAGTCGGCGACGTGCCGCATCCAGGACGGCATCTGCGCCGGCGCCATGAAGGCGGAGGACAGGAAGGTCAGCGGCAGCAGCAGGAAGGTGTTGATGCCGATGATCGACTCACGCTCCCGTACGAGCATGCCCAGGGCGTTCGACAGCGCCCCGAAGACCGTGCCGAGCAGCACCGAGGCGAGGATGAGGATCGTGATGCCTCCGGCGCCGCCGGGGTAGTCGGCGCCGCCGAGCAGGCCCAGCAGCACGATGACGACCGACTGCAGTGCGGTGACCAGGCCGTTGTTGACGATGTTGCCGTTCATCAGGGCGGCCCTGCTGGCGGGGGTGGTGAGGAACCGGTCGAGTGTGCCGCGCTGGATCTCCTCCAGCGTGCCCATGCCGGCCCACAGGTTGGCGCTGAGCGCGCTCATCACGACCACGCCCGGCACCAGGTAGTCCAGGTAGGAGGTGGTGCCGAAGCCACCGAGCTCGACGACCTTCCTGAAGAGGCTGCCGAACAGGAACAGCCAGATCACCGGCTGGATCAGCGTGATGACCGCATACGCGGGCTGGCGGGCGAAGACCATGAGGTGACGCTGGGTCATGTACCAGGTCTGGGTGATCGCGGTGCTCAACGCACACCTCCGGCGAGGGTGAGGGCCTCCGGGTCGTGGGCCGCGGCCGCCGCTTCGGCTTCGGCGTAGCGGCGCCCGGCGTAGCGCAGGTAGACGTCGTCCAGGGAGGGGCGGGCGACGGTGGCGGCGGCGACGGTGGTCCCGGCGCGTTCGAGTGCCGCGAGCAGCGCGGGCATCGCGGCGGCTCCGTCGTCGGCGCGGGCGCTGATCCGGCGCCCGTCGACCAGCACCTCGTGCACGCCGGGCAGCGCGCCGAGGGCGCCGGTCAGCAGCGTGCGGCCGGCCTCGCCGACCGTCTCGCGCAGTTCCACGTGGACGGCGTCACCGCGCAGTTCACCCTTGAGGGAGTCGGGGCTGCCCTCGACGACGACCCGGCCGCGGTCGACGATGGCGACGCGCTCGGCGAGCCGGTCGGCCTCCTCCAGGTAGTGGGTGGTGAGCACGATGGTCAGGCCCTCCTCGCCTGCGAGGCGCCCGATCTCGTTCCACATCGCGCTGCGGGCCTCGGGGTCGAGACCGGTGGTGGGTTCGTCGAGGAAGAGCACCTCGGGCCGGTGCACCAGGCCGAGGGCGACGTCGAGCCGCCGCCGCATGCCGCCGGAGTAGCCCTTCACCGGGCGCCTCGCGGCGTCGGTGAGTGTGAAGCGCTCCAGGAGCTCCTCGACCCGCCGGTCGAGCGCGGTGCCCTTCATGCCGTGGAGCCGGCCCTGGAGACGGAGGTTCTCACGACCGGTGGCCACCGGGTCGGCGCCGGAGCCCTGCGCGACGACGCCGATCGCCCGGCGTACGCGGTCCGGGTGGCGCAGCACGTCGTGACCGGCCACGGTGGCCGAGCCGGAGTCGGGGCGGGCGAGGGTGGTGAGGATCTTGACGGTGGTGGACTTGCCGGCGCCGTTCGGGCCGAGCAGCCCGAAGACGGTGCCCTGCTCCACGGTGATGTCCATGGCGTTCAGGGCGGTGACGCCGCCGGGATAGGTCTTGATCAGCTGACGCGCCTCGACCGCGGGCGCACGGGTAGCACTCATGACGGAGCTCTCCTGCTGCGTGACTGACGAATGATCGACAAGTGATCCACGCGAGGAGTGCCGGGCTATCCTGGGTGTGCCGCACCTCGATCGCCCGAAGAAGCCTCACGGTGGATCCGGCTCGGGGTTCGAGACCCCGGCGGGACTGCTGCAACAGTCCGGCCGGGGTCTTCTTCACTGGGGTGTCACTTCCG encodes:
- a CDS encoding gamma-glutamyl-gamma-aminobutyrate hydrolase family protein, giving the protein MTGQPLVGVSTYLESGARWGVWELEAALLPAGYPRLVQRAGGLAAMLPPDEPERAPAAVARLDGLVIAGGPDVDPARYGAERDPRTGPPAPARDAWELALIEAALAARVPLLGICRGMQLLNVALGGTLVQHLDGHAEVVGVFGGHPVKPVPGTRYAAAVAEETTVPTYHHQAVDRLGEGLVPSAHAADGTVEAIEPPPTDHWVLGVQWHPEMAEDLRVMRALVRAAAAGSSPSALS
- a CDS encoding 5'-3' exonuclease; amino-acid sequence: MRRVTGRLMLLDTASLYFRAYFGVPESVRAPDGTPVNAVRGLLDFIDRLVKDHRPDHLVACMDADWRPGWRVELIPSYKAHRVAEEHEAGPDEEEVPDTLSPQVPVIESVLDAVGIARVGVAGYEADDVIGTFTARAEGPVDIVTGDRDLYQLVDDARRVRVLYPVKGVGTLQTTDEAVLLAKYGVAGSGYADLALLRGDPSDGLPGVPGIGEKTAARLLGQFGDLAGILAAVDDPGSKLTPAQRRRLDEARPYLAVAPKVVRVAADVPLPEVETALPRTPRDPVALEELAARWGLGGSLQRLLSTLGA
- a CDS encoding amino acid deaminase/aldolase; translated protein: MTARAADRARYDRATAHLDAPVAIVDLDAFDANADDLVRRAGGKPIRVASKSVRCRALLERVLAKDGFAGIMSFTLAESLWLARSGFDDVLLAYPSADRSAFAELAGDPKLADAVSVMIDDPAQLDLIDASREGGRETVRVCLELDTSLKLFGGRVRVGALRSPLHSPAQVAEMARAVARRPGFRLVGIMAYEGHIAGVGDAVAGRPLRSRAIRLMQATARRELAERRAAVVRAVRAVAPDLEFVNGGGTGSVQHTAAEDAVTEIAAGSGLYVPRLFDNYTSFTGRPAALFAQPVVRRPGVGVVTVLGGGYPASGAAGPDRLPVPYLPEGLRYDAQEGPGEVQTPLLGSPADDLLIGDKVWFRHAKAGELCERFDVLHLVEGERVTATVPTYRGEGRTFL
- a CDS encoding ATP-binding cassette domain-containing protein codes for the protein MSATRAPAVEARQLIKTYPGGVTALNAMDITVEQGTVFGLLGPNGAGKSTTVKILTTLARPDSGSATVAGHDVLRHPDRVRRAIGVVAQGSGADPVATGRENLRLQGRLHGMKGTALDRRVEELLERFTLTDAARRPVKGYSGGMRRRLDVALGLVHRPEVLFLDEPTTGLDPEARSAMWNEIGRLAGEEGLTIVLTTHYLEEADRLAERVAIVDRGRVVVEGSPDSLKGELRGDAVHVELRETVGEAGRTLLTGALGALPGVHEVLVDGRRISARADDGAAAMPALLAALERAGTTVAAATVARPSLDDVYLRYAGRRYAEAEAAAAAHDPEALTLAGGVR
- a CDS encoding ABC transporter permease; the encoded protein is MSTAITQTWYMTQRHLMVFARQPAYAVITLIQPVIWLFLFGSLFRKVVELGGFGTTSYLDYLVPGVVVMSALSANLWAGMGTLEEIQRGTLDRFLTTPASRAALMNGNIVNNGLVTALQSVVIVLLGLLGGADYPGGAGGITILILASVLLGTVFGALSNALGMLVRERESIIGINTFLLLPLTFLSSAFMAPAQMPSWMRHVADFNPVNWAMLAGRSAVSAHPDWGVVAGRGGALLGLAVVAVWLSIRTFRSYQRSV
- a CDS encoding siderophore-interacting protein, coding for MTERPARAPRRTHVARVVRTERLTPHMQRVVLGGEGLAGFSADTCTDHYVKLLFPPAGVTYPEPFDLQRVREELPREQWPVTRTYTVRAWDPEHRELTLDFVVHGDEGLAGPWSLRAEPGETVYFMGPGGAYAPDVSADWHLLAGDESALPAIARSLEALPRGARAHAFIEVAGPQEEQKIDSDVEVVWLHRGDRPVGEALVEAVRALRFPEGRVHAFVHGEASFVKELRRLLRVERAVPREDLSISGYWRLGHNEDGWQASKREWNARIEAEQESAAPAA
- a CDS encoding helical backbone metal receptor yields the protein MRVVSLVPSLTEAVALTLPGVLAGATDWCSHPADLDVTRVGGTKNPRTDLIAALAPDLVIANEEENRVPDLDALRAAGVEVLVTEVRNVPQAFGELARVLTACGAAARPGWLDEAEQAWSALPAPECRTTAVVPVWRRPWMVLGRDTFAGDVLARLGVDHLYAHHAERYPRIPVEEMREAAPDVVVLPDEPYRFTAADGPEAFPGLPCALVSGRHLTWYGPSLTEAATVLGEALRAAWR
- a CDS encoding XRE family transcriptional regulator gives rise to the protein MGDHKEQPLRVGAAVRRRRRALDLTLAVVAERSGLSVPFLSQIENDRARPSTSSLEKVADALRTTAVELLAAADPACSVDVVRAEVTELEPEPRVRSLVRGHHQLHASEFTGDHDAGREFQHRNDELMYVADGAVEIEAEGRAYRLVRGDTMYLTGGVRHRWRATVSDTRVIVVAVAEHIEALRDRTR
- a CDS encoding LysR family transcriptional regulator gives rise to the protein MARREESAEDRPPGASLAHRVPDLGALELLLAVARLGSLGGAARECGITQPAASSRIRSMERQLGVALVDRSPRGSRLTDAGALVTDWARRVVEAAEAFDAGAQALRDRRDSRLRVAASMTIAEYLLPGWLIALRARRPDTAVSLLAGNSAAVAERLLADEADVGFVEGLSVPSGLDSVVIGHDRLIVVTAPAHPWARRRRPLTAQELATTPLILREKGSGTRQVLDAALGGLARPLIELSSTTAVKASTVSGAGPAVLSELAVGDELSLRRLVSIPVDGVALRRDLRAVWPTGHRPVGPARELLSLTRSGKG